The DNA region ATCAAATTGAAAACTGCAGCAGAGTAGCGTGCTTTTGAAATTTAGGAGCACATTTTATTTTTCTATCTGATTTTACGTCCGACCAGCTCCCCAGTACTGTTCCGCCctgggaatcggaacgggcgaggggcggacaatgggaagctccattgacctcgggagggactTTCCGGTCTTGGTTCGAGTCCATAAAATGAGTCTGCCAATTGGGGCACAGACTAACAGCTCAGAAAAGGAAAAGTGAACAATGTAGATTTCATTACTGCACAAACAGACTGATGAGAGATTGGACATGGATTGTGTTGGCAGATTTAAAAGGGAATTTGATTGATAGTAGGCAGAGAAAATGATTGGGAGGGTATGCAAAATACCAAGGCATTTGTTGGAACAAGTTAGGTGAACTGCAATATAATCATCTAGTCATGTTCATGTTCCCAAGACAAAATGTGAAATGCATCAATACACAAAGCCCCTTGGAAGCCTGAGGCTGGAAAAGTAATGGAAAACCCATTGGATGGTTTTCCAATGTGGTCTCACTTCCATTCGAGTTTATTAGGGGCAGGCTTACAGAAGTGGGTAGGCAATCAAGACACTTAAGGCTTCATTTAGTGGTCATTTTGAGAGGTGGACGCAGGTCTGCCTGTGTCACACAGGTCCGATAGTGTGTCTAGATCCTGGCAATGCTTTAAAGGCAGCTATATCACAGCATATTTTAGGTGTTGGGGTGTAGGCAGGTGTTGAAGGGCAATCAAAGCCTGATATGTATGCTGTTATCAATGATCCCAAAGGCTGAAATATATTTCTGTGGAGACTTTTTTCCCTCCATACTGCTGACCataacagttctggtcacctgacCTTTTATTGAATGGTCCCCCCCTGCGTGAGCAACAATCAACTCTCCCAATGGGACTGCCAGTCATTAGGTCCCTCTGATTGGACTCCACACATATGTGTCCCACTTGCCACCTTCAATTAGATAGCTAAAACAGAGTAACCTGCTTCCCTTCAACATGCACCAGAGGGTGTGCTGCTGAGAAACACTGGCTGTGGCCTGCAGATGGTCCCGACACCTGAGAATTTCCTAGGTCCAGATGTTCCTGGCCACAGTTCCTGGACTTTGCTGGAGAAGGGCATTTGGTGGCATGCCCCTTTAGTTGATCCGTGAACATCTAGACTTTATCATTCTTTACTCACATATTTGCTGGACGTGTTAATGGGGCAAGAGGACATCTTCTTGAAATGGGAGAGCTGCCAGCGGAGTCAGCACCTCACCCAAATAATGTTAATGAGGGTTAATTTCAGAAAACCTCAGGCCTCCTGCTTGAGGCACGTACATTGTTATTCATTGAGGCCCAAACATAGGCCCAAGGAAATTTCCACCCCAATGCATTCCCAGTCTAAATCTATCTGATTAaactcagggtggcatggtggcacaatggttagcactgctgcttcacagtgccagggacctgggtttgattcctggctttggtcactgtctgtttggagtctgcatattctccccatgtctgtgtgggtttccttttggtgctccggtttccctccacagtccgaaagactgattATAACCAGTTCTGCTTGGATAGCTCCTTCGTACCCCAAAGCTTTTTTGGTTTCACTTTCATCATCCACATTGTGGTACCCCATGAACTGACCAGGAACTGTGCCGAGGAACTTCCTGACTTATGAAGTTCTcaagtgcattagccatgctaaattcttcctcaatgaacccgaacaggcagtggagtgtggcgactcggggcttttcacagtaacttcattactgtaAGCCgagttgtgacaataataaataaactaaaccatGCTTCTTAAATTTTGGCAACTGatcaaagtattttttaaaattcaaattagaAATTTGAGCAGAATACACAATTCTATTAACAACCCGCTTGTCATTTCAGATTATGTTAATTTGTGAGTGGCATAACAGAAAACAAAATGTTAGTCAAAAGGTTTTGCATAAAGAATACTATTCAGGACTCAAGCCAGTATTATTAATCCGTTAGTAACAGCAGGAAAAGTCAGGGTTAAGCTTCAGCTTGAAGAATGACTGATTAAGCAGTCACAAAATAGAACAGCAAATACGTTTTCGTTTGTCTTTTGTACCTGACACAGAGGCGTCATCACAGTTTCCAATTCCATCCATATGTCCATCAGAGTAATTTTTAAAGGGAGAATGATTTGTCGTCGTATCTTGACCTGAAATTAAAGCAGATTGCTTTGGGAGAGAGCTACCTCCTGTAGTTAGATTTATCGCCGCATACGATGTTTTATGTATCTCACCCCTAGTTGATGATGGGGTTGGAGGAAGTACTGGGATAGTGTGATTATTTTCTTGATATGGCAACACCTCCCCATCGTCATCATCACTGATAATAACCAGTTCGGCTCGGATCGCTCCTTCGTACCCCAAAGCTTTTCTGGTTTCACTTTCATCATCCACATTGTGGTACCCCATGAACACCATGGTAACTGGCTCCTCAAGATTAGTGGAAGGCAAGGAATGGACAACATTAGAACTAATGACCGTTTCGTCAGAAGCAGACGACGACCCGCCATCATGATCAGTCTCTGAATTGATAAACACGGCCTCACGGTGGTTGTCCATTGGCTGATGGCACCGAACCTGCACTGAATTCAACTCGTTTTCGCTTAATGGTGACTCATTGCGTTGTTGACTCTGATGTTGTGTGGAGTTCGGAGACCTCAGATTGGCTACTGGGCACGGTGAGAAGGGAGCAGGTATAAAAGTTGGCTGTGGAAAAGTTGGCAAATCCCTTTCCTGATACACAGCAGTGTCATTGCTCCTATAGGTTTGAGCCATTACAGGGTTATGCCTCTCAATTCTATCACTTTTTATCATTGTTTCTTGAatgactggttcagaatctgtcTGCCCAGTGAGTAACGTTTTAGGAGACTGGGGGATATCATGGGAAATTGAGTAAACAGGTGCGTGACATACTGCAGAAGTAGTGGCTTGATTTTCACCAGCCTGTTGTAAAAGTGCCTCCACCTCCTCATGAGTCATGTTATCTATGCCATTCTGCACCAGCCGTCCATCACTCCGTAAAGCATACACAGACTTGACCCCATCTTCATAGACTTTAACACCTTTGTTTTTGATTTCGTCGACCGTCACTGGTACAGTTGATAGAATAGTGCTTTCTCCAGTCTTCATATCCTTTTGTACATTGATTTCCACTGCAAACAAAGCtgttaaaaaaatatttatatgGATTAGTACTTAATTACCACTAGGATAAAACCTTTGTGGTTGTGAAGGAGCTATTAACGTGGTCTACCAATAATAAGAAATGATTACATCTATAAGAACAtgagagctaggagcaggagtagacaattcaatccctcgagtctgctccgccattcaatacaatcatggctgacctcatcTCAATCTTATCTCCATCTTcttgccctctccccataacccttcatcctgctactaattaaaaacctatctatctcttccgcAAATTTGTTTCGTGTTCCTGCATTCACGGCACTTGagtgtagggaattccacagattcatgaccctttgagtgaagtcatTCCTATTtatatctgttttaaatctgccaccccttagcccTAAAAAGATGGCCTCTctttctagaatgtccaacaagggtaAACATCCATTCTAAGTCTCCCCTCTCAAttccctttagcatcttatatagcttaattagatctcctctcattcttctaaactctcgtgagtatgggcctaaactgttcaatctcgtATCAtaagacaagttcttcattcctggaatcaatctaatgaatcttctctgaactgcttctaatgcatttatgaCCGTCCTTAAGTAAGAGAACTAAAACTTCATAGAGTACTCCAGACacagtctcaccaacaccctatacagtttcaacagcacttccctacttttatactcttttCCATTAGCAATGTTTGCCAAAACTCCATCCTTattgcctgttgcacctgcatactaactttttgcgattttgaagtttctctccatttagattatAAGTTGTCTTTTTATtcctccgaccaaaatggataacctcacacttatccagattAAATTACATCTGCCAAATTTGATCCCACTAACCTAATAataatccatttgtaaatttcttatttcctcttgcttttccacctattttagtgccatctgcaaatttggttcCAGTACATTTTATCCCTGcatcaaagtcattaatatagattgtaaatagttggggtcaaggacagaatcccgtggca from Mustelus asterias chromosome 8, sMusAst1.hap1.1, whole genome shotgun sequence includes:
- the palmdb gene encoding palmdelphin; its protein translation is MEETRLLKERLQAITDKRKIQEKITRQRFEVDEEKLKLKHLKSKSLRERWLLEGVANIYPQEQEAMRKQHQEDQLQSKNLEQNILRLEEEIKYLESQEAQISFNEQLLLKKLKAAERSTADIIKAAQAENDEDHAKFVYSEISDLPKSYNLQIHQRTPSPDTATQDDGQPKEALFAVEINVQKDMKTGESTILSTVPVTVDEIKNKGVKVYEDGVKSVYALRSDGRLVQNGIDNMTHEEVEALLQQAGENQATTSAVCHAPVYSISHDIPQSPKTLLTGQTDSEPVIQETMIKSDRIERHNPVMAQTYRSNDTAVYQERDLPTFPQPTFIPAPFSPCPVANLRSPNSTQHQSQQRNESPLSENELNSVQVRCHQPMDNHREAVFINSETDHDGGSSSASDETVISSNVVHSLPSTNLEEPVTMVFMGYHNVDDESETRKALGYEGAIRAELVIISDDDDGEVLPYQENNHTIPVLPPTPSSTRGEIHKTSYAAINLTTGGSSLPKQSALISGQDTTTNHSPFKNYSDGHMDGIGNCDDASVSALRSKMTRIGKKLVM